Proteins from a genomic interval of Papaver somniferum cultivar HN1 chromosome 4, ASM357369v1, whole genome shotgun sequence:
- the LOC113273932 gene encoding uncharacterized protein LOC113273932 has product MADHSQSMSYNAGEAKGQAEVKKDQMVDKASGAMQSAKESCQLAGQQMKEKAQGAAETVKEATGMKK; this is encoded by the exons ATGGCAGATCACTCCCAAAGCATGAGCTACAATGCTGGTGAGGCCAAGGGCCAGGCCGAG GTAAAGAAGGATCAAATGGTGGACAAGGCATCCGGGGCTATGCAATCTGCAAAGGAATCATGCCAACTG GCCGGCCAGCAGATGAAGGAGAAGGCACAAGGAGCTGCTGAGACTGTGAAAGAAGCAACTGGAATGAAGAAATGA